CCTGCTGACTTCGGTCCGGCACATCGAAATCCAGGTCATCACGGACAAGTACGGCAATGTCTTCGCCTTTGACGAGCGGGACTGCACGGTGCAGCGCAACCACCAGAAACTGGTGGAGATAACGCCTTCGCCGTGGCCGGGCATGACGGAAGAGCTGCGCGAGCGCCTGAAGGACTACGCCCGGCAGCTGGTCAGCGCCGTGAACTACTATTCCCTGTGCACGGTGGAGTTTCTGGTGGATGGCCAGGGCCGGCCGTATCTGATCGAGGTCAACACCAGATTGCAGGTGGAGCACGGCATCACCGAATGCCGCTACGGGATCGACTTGGTGGAAGAGCAGATCGCCGTGGCCTTCGGAGCGAAGCTGCGTCTGTGCGAGGAAAATTGCGGCCCCCAGCGGCATGCTCTGCAGGTGCGCATCAACTGCGAGGACCCGCAGCACGGGTTCGCGCCCAACGCGGGCCGCATCACCAGGTACATGTCCCCGGGCGGTCCGGGCGTGCGCGTGGACTCCTGTGTGTGCGGCGGCTATGAATTTCCGCCCCAGTACGATTCGGCGGCTTCCCTGCTCATCGCTTACGGCACGCAGTGGGACAAGGTGCTCGGGATCATGGACCGGGCCCTTGGCGAATATATTGTCGGCGGCATCAAGACCACCATTCCCTTCCATCGCCAGATCATCCGGCATCCGCGTTTTCGCTCGGGCGACTACGACACCAAGTTCGTGGCCAACACGCCCGAGCTGCTGGTATACATGGACAAGGAGTCCGAGGCCGTGCGCCTGTCCCGGCTGGTGGCCGAGATTTCCGCCCACGGGTACAATCCCTATATCAAACTCGGGGAATACCGGACCAGGGAAGGCAAGCGCATGGACCCTTTCAGGCCGTCGCTGCCTTCCATCGAGCCGGAATATTACGACTACCCCTATCCGCGCGGCGACCGGGACGCCATCTTGGACTTTGTCCGTGATTCGGGAACCGTGCATTTCTCCGACACCACCACCCGCGACATCACGCAGTCCAACTCCGGCAACCGCTTCCGACTGGCCGAGGACCGGATCATCGGTCCCTATCTGGACAACTGCGGCTTCTTCTCTCTGGAAAACGGCGGCGGCGCGCACTTCCACGTGGCCATGCTGGCCAATATGACCTACCCCTTTTCCGAGGCGCGGGAATGGAACGAATTCGCGCCCAAGACGTTGAAGCAGCTGCTTATCCGCTCCACCAACGTGCTGGGCTACAGGCCCGTGCCGGGGAACGTCATGCGCCGCACGGGAGAAATGATCTGCGAGCATTACGACGTCATCCGCTGCTTTGATTTCCTGAATCACATCGAAAACATGCGCCCCTTCGCCGAAGTGGCTCTGAATTCCCGCAAAAACATCTGGGAGCCGGCCATCTCCCTGTCCTGGGCAGACGGATTCACGGTGGAGCACTATCTGGGCGTGGTGCAGGAGATCGTGGACATGAATGCCCGGATTCTGGGCTGTTCCGCAAAGGAAGCGGAGAAAAAATTCATCCTCGGTCTGAAGGACATGGCCGGAGTCTGCCCGCCGGTTTTCATGGCGGAGCTGGTTTCGGCCATCCGCAAGACCCATCCCGACCTGGTTCTGCATTACCACCGCCATTACACCGACGGCCTTTTCGTGCCCGCCGTGGCCGCCGCGGCCAAGGCCGGAGCGCATATCCTCGACACGGCCATCGGCGCGTCCGTGCGCTGGTACGGCCAGGGCGAGGTGCTGTCCACGGCGGCGTACATCGAGGAACTGGGCCTTAAAACCAGTCTCAACAAGGAAATGATCCGCAGCGCGGGCTTCGTTCTGAAGCAGATCATGCCCTATTACGACCGCTACACAGCTCCGTATTTCCAGGGCATCGACTACGACGCCATCGAGCACGGCATGCCCGGCGGGGCCACTTCATCCTCCCAGGAAGGAGCCCTGAAACAGGGATACATCCATCTTCTGCCCTACATGCTCAAGTTTCTGGCGGGCATCCGCAAGATCGTGCGTTACCACGACGTCACGCCGGGCTCCCAGATCACCTGGAACACGGCTTTTCTGGCCATCACCGGGGCGTACAAGCGGGGCGGCCGCAGGGGCGTGCGCAGGCTTCTGGCCGTGCTGGAACAGGTCATATCGAAGCCCGAAGAAGCGCTCAGCGCCACTGTCAGGACCGAGCGGCTCAAAATCTATCAGGACGCCAACGACGCGTTCCGCGATCTGCTGCTGGGCAGGTTTGGCCGCCTGCCCTTGGGTTTTCCGCCGGACTGGGTGTACGAGTCGGCCTTCGGCCCGGATTATGAGGACGCCATTGCCCGGCGGACGGAGGAATCGCCTCTCGCGCTGCTGCAGGACGTCGATGTGGACAAGGAGCTGGCGGATCTGGAGGAACATATCGGCCGGGCTCCCACGGAAGAGGAACTGCTCATGTATCTGAGTCAGCCAGGCGATGCCCTGAATACCATCCGCTTCGTGGGCAGATACGGGGACTGCAACCGCCTGCCGCTGCACGTCTGGTTCGAGGGGCTGAAGAGCGGCGACGAGATCATGTTCAAGGACAGCCAGGGCCGGCATCATGTGCTCTCTGTCAAGCATGTGTCCCGTCCGGACGATCATGGCATGAGCCTTGTCTCCTATACGCTCGATTCGGAGTCCTTTTCCATCCAGGTCAAGGTGGCCGAGGCCCTGGGCCGGGATGACGCCGGAACGGAAATGGCCGATCCGGGAAATCCCTATCAGGTGGGGTCGCCTTCCGGCGGCGATCTGTGGGTCATGCATGTCAAGCCCGGGGATATGGTCCGAAAGGGCGAGGAGCTCTTCAATATTTCCATCATGAAGCAGGAAAAGTCCGTCGTGTCTCCGGTGGAGGGCATGGTCGAGCGGGTGCTCAAGTTCGCGGACTATCAGGAAGACAGGAAGATGGTTCCGGTCAAGGAAGGGGAACTGCTGGTCCAGCTCATGCCCGCGCCCCGGAAATGTCCGACCTGCCAGACTCCGGTCACCCGGGAAGAATACAGGTTCTGCCCGGCCTGCGGCCAGAAAGTGTAGGAGGCGGTTTCAGTTTTCATGTTGTCAACCATTGTGGCCCGGCACTTTTTCGTGTCATAAGAGAAACGCGATGTTGATTGGGAGATCGCGTCCGATTTCCCGGAATGATCCATCTGGATTCCGATATGCGCACGACAGAGGAGGAAAAAATGTCCGAAAGCGACAAGAAGAGTTCCAGAAAGAAGTCCGAAAAAACGGCGGAAGCTCCTGCGACTCCCGAGCGGATCGAGGAAATCCAGAAGCAGCTCGTGCTGACGGGCAAGGATATCGTGACCATCGGGGAGGACGCGGAACTTCTGGTGGGCGGAAAGAACTACAACACGGCCATCATCAGTACCATAGCGGGCGTGCGTGCTCCGCAGTTCAGAGCCGTCTCCTCCATCGCCTTCCACAAGCTTCTGGATGAGACCAGAGTCAATGCCGCCCTGGTCCGCTCCACGGTGGACAAGGCTTACGACTCCACGGACTGGGCCGACCCGGAAATCAACAAGGATTCGGAGTTCCTGCAGAAATTTGTACGCAAGATCGCTCAGGACGTGAAGGACCTGGCGCGCAAGCAGGAAGGCACGCTCATTCGTCTGCGCACCTTCATCAACAACGTGGTGGAAGGCTTCGCTGTCTCTCCCGAAGGCATCGACCAGCTGCGCAAGCGCTCCGTTCTGGTGCAGGCGGCCATTTTGTCCGTGGATCTGCCCAGGGATGTGGCCGACGCCGTGCGCGGGGCATATCTGGAAATCTGCAAGGAAGCCGGCCTGGAAAATGAGCCTGTGGCGGTGCGGTCCTCGGCCGCCGGCGAGGACAGCCGCAAGAAGGCCTTTGCCGGGCTTCAGGACACCTATCTGAATATCGTGGGCGAGAACTACGTGGTGCAGGCCTACCACTGGGATTGCGCCTCGGCCTATAACCTGCGGTCCATGACCTACCGCCGTGAAGCCATTCTCGACGCCGTGGCCAAGGCCGAGCGGACCGGCGACGACGAGATCGCCGTGAGGGCAAAGCAGGAATGGGCCATCGAAAACACCTCGTTGTCCGTGTGTATCATGCGCATGATCAACCCGGTCATCTCCGGTACGGCCTTTTCCGCCGACACTTCCACAGGCTGCCGGGGCACGGTGCGTAAGGATCTGGTCTCCATCGACGCCAGCTACGGCCTGGGCGAAGCGGTGGTCAGCGGCCTGGTCACACCGGACAAATTCTACGTGTTCCAGCGCGAGGACGGCCAGGAAGTGGTCATCCGCTACATGGGTTGCAAGGACAAGCGCATTGTCTACAAGGAATCCGGGCGCGGCACCAAGGTCGAGACCGTGGAAGACGAGATGGCCTACCGCTGGTCCCTGTCGCTGGCCCAGGCCGAATCCGTGGCCAAGGGCGTGCGGCTCATCAGCAAGGGCTACGGCGGCATGATCATGGACTCGGAGTTCTGCATCGACCAGTGGGACCGCCTGTGGTTCGTGCAGGCCCGGCCCGAGACCCGCTGGAACGAAGAACTGGAAATGCATCCGCACACCATTTTCATGCGCCGCAAGGAAGTGGTGGAGAGCGCGGCCAAGGAAGCCGAGGTGCTGCTGGAAGGCAACGGTGCTTCCCGCGGCGCGGGGCAGGGGCAGGTGCGCTACCTGCGTT
Above is a window of Desulfomicrobium orale DSM 12838 DNA encoding:
- a CDS encoding pyruvate carboxylase, with the translated sequence MSLVPRSFEEVAREIRGRKILVANRGIPARRIVRSIKEVFQAIPLITATDVDKTAPFTSGAQELLHLGENPRAYLDIDKIISMAKSRGVAAIHPGWGFASEDDSFPSKCAEAGMLFIGPTSEAMRLLGNKVQVRALAQKLGIPVVPGSEGAVSLEEARKVAREIGLPVMLKAEGGGGGRGIYEVFSENQLADAFVKASTLAQASFGNPRLYVERLLTSVRHIEIQVITDKYGNVFAFDERDCTVQRNHQKLVEITPSPWPGMTEELRERLKDYARQLVSAVNYYSLCTVEFLVDGQGRPYLIEVNTRLQVEHGITECRYGIDLVEEQIAVAFGAKLRLCEENCGPQRHALQVRINCEDPQHGFAPNAGRITRYMSPGGPGVRVDSCVCGGYEFPPQYDSAASLLIAYGTQWDKVLGIMDRALGEYIVGGIKTTIPFHRQIIRHPRFRSGDYDTKFVANTPELLVYMDKESEAVRLSRLVAEISAHGYNPYIKLGEYRTREGKRMDPFRPSLPSIEPEYYDYPYPRGDRDAILDFVRDSGTVHFSDTTTRDITQSNSGNRFRLAEDRIIGPYLDNCGFFSLENGGGAHFHVAMLANMTYPFSEAREWNEFAPKTLKQLLIRSTNVLGYRPVPGNVMRRTGEMICEHYDVIRCFDFLNHIENMRPFAEVALNSRKNIWEPAISLSWADGFTVEHYLGVVQEIVDMNARILGCSAKEAEKKFILGLKDMAGVCPPVFMAELVSAIRKTHPDLVLHYHRHYTDGLFVPAVAAAAKAGAHILDTAIGASVRWYGQGEVLSTAAYIEELGLKTSLNKEMIRSAGFVLKQIMPYYDRYTAPYFQGIDYDAIEHGMPGGATSSSQEGALKQGYIHLLPYMLKFLAGIRKIVRYHDVTPGSQITWNTAFLAITGAYKRGGRRGVRRLLAVLEQVISKPEEALSATVRTERLKIYQDANDAFRDLLLGRFGRLPLGFPPDWVYESAFGPDYEDAIARRTEESPLALLQDVDVDKELADLEEHIGRAPTEEELLMYLSQPGDALNTIRFVGRYGDCNRLPLHVWFEGLKSGDEIMFKDSQGRHHVLSVKHVSRPDDHGMSLVSYTLDSESFSIQVKVAEALGRDDAGTEMADPGNPYQVGSPSGGDLWVMHVKPGDMVRKGEELFNISIMKQEKSVVSPVEGMVERVLKFADYQEDRKMVPVKEGELLVQLMPAPRKCPTCQTPVTREEYRFCPACGQKV